Proteins from a single region of Harmonia axyridis chromosome 4, icHarAxyr1.1, whole genome shotgun sequence:
- the LOC123678758 gene encoding cyclic nucleotide-gated cation channel beta-1 isoform X2 — protein MCNQKDYLEHPFILRSSSKQSLKSSMVYPEKSALNQMNKNKICPSPSWCDEPLENHSNNINIAHYEKKINGNYISSEDIAAVNNLEDDYPNRVFIQDRIRHLVEAFSSRTRAVKERIETPGTPSSLSSAEFSNETSFAIGSPSHVQTPQRKCINSNEASEEKIMSNSLRNNLRNYFVTCTVDPNGKLYLGWMFFVTVTFLYNAWVIPLRSTFPYQTPENRIIWMVFDYLTDFVYLIDMIVIQPKVKYLEDGFWVIDVSLLRNNYLKRRQFKLDLVSLLPLDVFYFIFGPDFVVLRLPRLLKVHSFWKLVSFIDKLVKNPYVVRISKTLMYMMYLIHLNACAYYAFSTWEGIGNNSFVFNGKGNAYIKCFYFATKTATSIGKNPKPTHEIEYMFMTVSWLMGVFVFAVLIGQIRDIISTANRNRTEYNKLVNETLEYMRRLNLPIEMQRRAQQWFTYTWKTQRTLDESTIMDCLPHKMKTDIAINVHIQTLSKVKLFADCDEALLRELVLQLKSVIYLPGDIICRKGDVGKEMYIIQSGKVQVIGTNSEVLATLSEGSVFGEISLLGIPGKNRRTADVRSQGHSNLFVLSKADLNAALSQYPEAQELLNKKAKLLMKKNAALERKQNAMIVIDNPIPPLKQAKLVDTVLQVLPFDSNTNRLLRFGSRAYSKSKPENDKFKFRNSMPHIESLASLGDVDRAVEAKVTVHRTSS, from the exons AGCAGTATGGTATACCCTGAAAAAAGTGCACTAAAccaaatgaacaaaaataaaatttgtccATCTCCTTCTTGGTGTGATGAACCATTGGAGAACCATAGCAACAATATAAATATAGCACActacgagaaaaaaattaatggaaatTATATTTCTAGTGAAGATATAGCTGCAGTTAATAATTTGGAGGATGA TTATCCCAACCGCGTGTTCATCCAAGACAGAATAAGACATTTGGTCGAAGCTTTCTCTAGTAGAACCAGAGCAGTAAAGGAAAGGATAGAGACTCCTGGCACTCCCTCCTCTTTGAGTAGTGCAGAATTCTCCAATGAAACATCATTCGCTATAGGATCTCCTTCTCACGTACAAACTCCTCAAAGGAAGTGCATTAACAGCAATGAGGcatctgaagaaaaaattatgagtAATAGTTTACGCAATAATTTGAGGAATTATTTTGTGACCTGTACAGTGGACCCGAATGGTAAACTGTACCTTG GATGGATGTTTTTCGTTACTGTAACATTTTTGTACAACGCATGGGTTATACCTCTAAGAAGTACCTTTCCTTATCAAACTCCAGAAAACAGAATAATTTGGATGGTTTTTGACTATTTGACTGACTTCGTGTATCTGATAGATATGATTGTGATACAGCCCAAAGTCAAGTATTTAGAAGATGGATTTTGGGTGATAGATGTATCGTTGCTTAGGAATAATTATTTGAAGAGGAGACAGTTTAAG CTTGACTTGGTATCGCTGCTTCCTCTAGATGTCTTTTATTTCATCTTTGGACCAGACTTTGTCGTATTACGCTTGCCCAGATTATTGAAAGTCCATTCTTTTTGGAAATTAGTGAGCTTCATCGATAAACTAGTGAAGAATCCATATGTTGTTCGAATTTCCAAGACGCTGATGTACATGATGTACTTGATACATCTGAACGCATGCGCATATTATGCCTTCTCAACTTGGGAGGGCATTGGTAACAACAGTTTCGTCTTCAATGGTAAAGGCAACGCCTACATCAAATGCTTTTATTTTGCCACCAAAACTGCCACATCGATAGGAAAAAATCCAAAACCAACTCACGAG attgaatatATGTTTATGACTGTTTCATGGTTGATGGGAGTGTTCGTATTCGCAGTATTAATAGGTCAAATAAGAGATATTATTTCTACTGCTAACAGAAATAGAACTGAATATAATAAGTTGGTAAATGAAACGTTAGAATATATGAGACGATTGAACTTGCCAATTGAGATGCAAAGAAGAGCTCAGCAATGGTTCACATACACTTGGAAAACACAGAGGACTTTAG ATGAGAGCACAATAATGGACTGCCTACCTCACAAAATGAAGACTGATATTGCCATCAACGTTCACATTCAAACCCTGAGCAAGGTCAAACTATTTGCAGACTGCGATGAAGCTCTTTTGAGGGAATTGGTGCTCCAACTCAAATCCGTGATTTACCTTCCAGGTGATATAATATGTAGGAAAGGAGACGTTGGAAAAGAAATGTATATAATTCAATCTGGAAAAGTTCAAGTTATAGGCACGAATTCTGAAGTATTGGCAACACTGTCTGAAGGTTCTGTTTTTGGAGAGATTAGCCTGTTGGGGATTCCTGGAAAAAACAGAAGGACTGCAGATGTCAG ATCTCAGGGTCATTCAAACCTCTTCGTCTTGAGCAAAGCAGATCTCAACGCAGCCTTATCACAATATCCAGAAGCCCAAGAACTCTTGAACAAAAAAGCAAAACTCCTGATGAAGAAAAACGCGGCACTAGAAAGGAAACAAAATGCGATGATTGTCATAGACAACCCCATACCGCCTTTGAAACAAGCAAAGCTGGTTGATACGGTCCTGCAGGTTCTACCCTTCGATTCGAACACCAACAGATTGCTTAGATTTGGTAGCAGGGCCTACTCAAAGTCTAAACCTGAAAATGATAAGTTCAAGTTTAGGAATAGTATGCCTCACATTGAAAGTCTTGCAAGTTTGGGCGATGTGGATAGAGCAGTAGAAGCCAAAGTTACTGTTCATAGGACCTCGAGTTAG
- the LOC123678758 gene encoding cyclic nucleotide-gated cation channel beta-1 isoform X3, whose translation METIHRFKKSSMVYPEKSALNQMNKNKICPSPSWCDEPLENHSNNINIAHYEKKINGNYISSEDIAAVNNLEDDYPNRVFIQDRIRHLVEAFSSRTRAVKERIETPGTPSSLSSAEFSNETSFAIGSPSHVQTPQRKCINSNEASEEKIMSNSLRNNLRNYFVTCTVDPNGKLYLGWMFFVTVTFLYNAWVIPLRSTFPYQTPENRIIWMVFDYLTDFVYLIDMIVIQPKVKYLEDGFWVIDVSLLRNNYLKRRQFKLDLVSLLPLDVFYFIFGPDFVVLRLPRLLKVHSFWKLVSFIDKLVKNPYVVRISKTLMYMMYLIHLNACAYYAFSTWEGIGNNSFVFNGKGNAYIKCFYFATKTATSIGKNPKPTHEIEYMFMTVSWLMGVFVFAVLIGQIRDIISTANRNRTEYNKLVNETLEYMRRLNLPIEMQRRAQQWFTYTWKTQRTLDESTIMDCLPHKMKTDIAINVHIQTLSKVKLFADCDEALLRELVLQLKSVIYLPGDIICRKGDVGKEMYIIQSGKVQVIGTNSEVLATLSEGSVFGEISLLGIPGKNRRTADVRSQGHSNLFVLSKADLNAALSQYPEAQELLNKKAKLLMKKNAALERKQNAMIVIDNPIPPLKQAKLVDTVLQVLPFDSNTNRLLRFGSRAYSKSKPENDKFKFRNSMPHIESLASLGDVDRAVEAKVTVHRTSS comes from the exons AGCAGTATGGTATACCCTGAAAAAAGTGCACTAAAccaaatgaacaaaaataaaatttgtccATCTCCTTCTTGGTGTGATGAACCATTGGAGAACCATAGCAACAATATAAATATAGCACActacgagaaaaaaattaatggaaatTATATTTCTAGTGAAGATATAGCTGCAGTTAATAATTTGGAGGATGA TTATCCCAACCGCGTGTTCATCCAAGACAGAATAAGACATTTGGTCGAAGCTTTCTCTAGTAGAACCAGAGCAGTAAAGGAAAGGATAGAGACTCCTGGCACTCCCTCCTCTTTGAGTAGTGCAGAATTCTCCAATGAAACATCATTCGCTATAGGATCTCCTTCTCACGTACAAACTCCTCAAAGGAAGTGCATTAACAGCAATGAGGcatctgaagaaaaaattatgagtAATAGTTTACGCAATAATTTGAGGAATTATTTTGTGACCTGTACAGTGGACCCGAATGGTAAACTGTACCTTG GATGGATGTTTTTCGTTACTGTAACATTTTTGTACAACGCATGGGTTATACCTCTAAGAAGTACCTTTCCTTATCAAACTCCAGAAAACAGAATAATTTGGATGGTTTTTGACTATTTGACTGACTTCGTGTATCTGATAGATATGATTGTGATACAGCCCAAAGTCAAGTATTTAGAAGATGGATTTTGGGTGATAGATGTATCGTTGCTTAGGAATAATTATTTGAAGAGGAGACAGTTTAAG CTTGACTTGGTATCGCTGCTTCCTCTAGATGTCTTTTATTTCATCTTTGGACCAGACTTTGTCGTATTACGCTTGCCCAGATTATTGAAAGTCCATTCTTTTTGGAAATTAGTGAGCTTCATCGATAAACTAGTGAAGAATCCATATGTTGTTCGAATTTCCAAGACGCTGATGTACATGATGTACTTGATACATCTGAACGCATGCGCATATTATGCCTTCTCAACTTGGGAGGGCATTGGTAACAACAGTTTCGTCTTCAATGGTAAAGGCAACGCCTACATCAAATGCTTTTATTTTGCCACCAAAACTGCCACATCGATAGGAAAAAATCCAAAACCAACTCACGAG attgaatatATGTTTATGACTGTTTCATGGTTGATGGGAGTGTTCGTATTCGCAGTATTAATAGGTCAAATAAGAGATATTATTTCTACTGCTAACAGAAATAGAACTGAATATAATAAGTTGGTAAATGAAACGTTAGAATATATGAGACGATTGAACTTGCCAATTGAGATGCAAAGAAGAGCTCAGCAATGGTTCACATACACTTGGAAAACACAGAGGACTTTAG ATGAGAGCACAATAATGGACTGCCTACCTCACAAAATGAAGACTGATATTGCCATCAACGTTCACATTCAAACCCTGAGCAAGGTCAAACTATTTGCAGACTGCGATGAAGCTCTTTTGAGGGAATTGGTGCTCCAACTCAAATCCGTGATTTACCTTCCAGGTGATATAATATGTAGGAAAGGAGACGTTGGAAAAGAAATGTATATAATTCAATCTGGAAAAGTTCAAGTTATAGGCACGAATTCTGAAGTATTGGCAACACTGTCTGAAGGTTCTGTTTTTGGAGAGATTAGCCTGTTGGGGATTCCTGGAAAAAACAGAAGGACTGCAGATGTCAG ATCTCAGGGTCATTCAAACCTCTTCGTCTTGAGCAAAGCAGATCTCAACGCAGCCTTATCACAATATCCAGAAGCCCAAGAACTCTTGAACAAAAAAGCAAAACTCCTGATGAAGAAAAACGCGGCACTAGAAAGGAAACAAAATGCGATGATTGTCATAGACAACCCCATACCGCCTTTGAAACAAGCAAAGCTGGTTGATACGGTCCTGCAGGTTCTACCCTTCGATTCGAACACCAACAGATTGCTTAGATTTGGTAGCAGGGCCTACTCAAAGTCTAAACCTGAAAATGATAAGTTCAAGTTTAGGAATAGTATGCCTCACATTGAAAGTCTTGCAAGTTTGGGCGATGTGGATAGAGCAGTAGAAGCCAAAGTTACTGTTCATAGGACCTCGAGTTAG
- the LOC123678758 gene encoding cyclic nucleotide-gated cation channel beta-1 isoform X4, whose amino-acid sequence MVYPEKSALNQMNKNKICPSPSWCDEPLENHSNNINIAHYEKKINGNYISSEDIAAVNNLEDDYPNRVFIQDRIRHLVEAFSSRTRAVKERIETPGTPSSLSSAEFSNETSFAIGSPSHVQTPQRKCINSNEASEEKIMSNSLRNNLRNYFVTCTVDPNGKLYLGWMFFVTVTFLYNAWVIPLRSTFPYQTPENRIIWMVFDYLTDFVYLIDMIVIQPKVKYLEDGFWVIDVSLLRNNYLKRRQFKLDLVSLLPLDVFYFIFGPDFVVLRLPRLLKVHSFWKLVSFIDKLVKNPYVVRISKTLMYMMYLIHLNACAYYAFSTWEGIGNNSFVFNGKGNAYIKCFYFATKTATSIGKNPKPTHEIEYMFMTVSWLMGVFVFAVLIGQIRDIISTANRNRTEYNKLVNETLEYMRRLNLPIEMQRRAQQWFTYTWKTQRTLDESTIMDCLPHKMKTDIAINVHIQTLSKVKLFADCDEALLRELVLQLKSVIYLPGDIICRKGDVGKEMYIIQSGKVQVIGTNSEVLATLSEGSVFGEISLLGIPGKNRRTADVRSQGHSNLFVLSKADLNAALSQYPEAQELLNKKAKLLMKKNAALERKQNAMIVIDNPIPPLKQAKLVDTVLQVLPFDSNTNRLLRFGSRAYSKSKPENDKFKFRNSMPHIESLASLGDVDRAVEAKVTVHRTSS is encoded by the exons ATGGTATACCCTGAAAAAAGTGCACTAAAccaaatgaacaaaaataaaatttgtccATCTCCTTCTTGGTGTGATGAACCATTGGAGAACCATAGCAACAATATAAATATAGCACActacgagaaaaaaattaatggaaatTATATTTCTAGTGAAGATATAGCTGCAGTTAATAATTTGGAGGATGA TTATCCCAACCGCGTGTTCATCCAAGACAGAATAAGACATTTGGTCGAAGCTTTCTCTAGTAGAACCAGAGCAGTAAAGGAAAGGATAGAGACTCCTGGCACTCCCTCCTCTTTGAGTAGTGCAGAATTCTCCAATGAAACATCATTCGCTATAGGATCTCCTTCTCACGTACAAACTCCTCAAAGGAAGTGCATTAACAGCAATGAGGcatctgaagaaaaaattatgagtAATAGTTTACGCAATAATTTGAGGAATTATTTTGTGACCTGTACAGTGGACCCGAATGGTAAACTGTACCTTG GATGGATGTTTTTCGTTACTGTAACATTTTTGTACAACGCATGGGTTATACCTCTAAGAAGTACCTTTCCTTATCAAACTCCAGAAAACAGAATAATTTGGATGGTTTTTGACTATTTGACTGACTTCGTGTATCTGATAGATATGATTGTGATACAGCCCAAAGTCAAGTATTTAGAAGATGGATTTTGGGTGATAGATGTATCGTTGCTTAGGAATAATTATTTGAAGAGGAGACAGTTTAAG CTTGACTTGGTATCGCTGCTTCCTCTAGATGTCTTTTATTTCATCTTTGGACCAGACTTTGTCGTATTACGCTTGCCCAGATTATTGAAAGTCCATTCTTTTTGGAAATTAGTGAGCTTCATCGATAAACTAGTGAAGAATCCATATGTTGTTCGAATTTCCAAGACGCTGATGTACATGATGTACTTGATACATCTGAACGCATGCGCATATTATGCCTTCTCAACTTGGGAGGGCATTGGTAACAACAGTTTCGTCTTCAATGGTAAAGGCAACGCCTACATCAAATGCTTTTATTTTGCCACCAAAACTGCCACATCGATAGGAAAAAATCCAAAACCAACTCACGAG attgaatatATGTTTATGACTGTTTCATGGTTGATGGGAGTGTTCGTATTCGCAGTATTAATAGGTCAAATAAGAGATATTATTTCTACTGCTAACAGAAATAGAACTGAATATAATAAGTTGGTAAATGAAACGTTAGAATATATGAGACGATTGAACTTGCCAATTGAGATGCAAAGAAGAGCTCAGCAATGGTTCACATACACTTGGAAAACACAGAGGACTTTAG ATGAGAGCACAATAATGGACTGCCTACCTCACAAAATGAAGACTGATATTGCCATCAACGTTCACATTCAAACCCTGAGCAAGGTCAAACTATTTGCAGACTGCGATGAAGCTCTTTTGAGGGAATTGGTGCTCCAACTCAAATCCGTGATTTACCTTCCAGGTGATATAATATGTAGGAAAGGAGACGTTGGAAAAGAAATGTATATAATTCAATCTGGAAAAGTTCAAGTTATAGGCACGAATTCTGAAGTATTGGCAACACTGTCTGAAGGTTCTGTTTTTGGAGAGATTAGCCTGTTGGGGATTCCTGGAAAAAACAGAAGGACTGCAGATGTCAG ATCTCAGGGTCATTCAAACCTCTTCGTCTTGAGCAAAGCAGATCTCAACGCAGCCTTATCACAATATCCAGAAGCCCAAGAACTCTTGAACAAAAAAGCAAAACTCCTGATGAAGAAAAACGCGGCACTAGAAAGGAAACAAAATGCGATGATTGTCATAGACAACCCCATACCGCCTTTGAAACAAGCAAAGCTGGTTGATACGGTCCTGCAGGTTCTACCCTTCGATTCGAACACCAACAGATTGCTTAGATTTGGTAGCAGGGCCTACTCAAAGTCTAAACCTGAAAATGATAAGTTCAAGTTTAGGAATAGTATGCCTCACATTGAAAGTCTTGCAAGTTTGGGCGATGTGGATAGAGCAGTAGAAGCCAAAGTTACTGTTCATAGGACCTCGAGTTAG
- the LOC123678758 gene encoding cyclic nucleotide-gated cation channel beta-1 isoform X1 — translation MFNQKDYPEHPFILRSFSNHNHFLKSSMVYPEKSALNQMNKNKICPSPSWCDEPLENHSNNINIAHYEKKINGNYISSEDIAAVNNLEDDYPNRVFIQDRIRHLVEAFSSRTRAVKERIETPGTPSSLSSAEFSNETSFAIGSPSHVQTPQRKCINSNEASEEKIMSNSLRNNLRNYFVTCTVDPNGKLYLGWMFFVTVTFLYNAWVIPLRSTFPYQTPENRIIWMVFDYLTDFVYLIDMIVIQPKVKYLEDGFWVIDVSLLRNNYLKRRQFKLDLVSLLPLDVFYFIFGPDFVVLRLPRLLKVHSFWKLVSFIDKLVKNPYVVRISKTLMYMMYLIHLNACAYYAFSTWEGIGNNSFVFNGKGNAYIKCFYFATKTATSIGKNPKPTHEIEYMFMTVSWLMGVFVFAVLIGQIRDIISTANRNRTEYNKLVNETLEYMRRLNLPIEMQRRAQQWFTYTWKTQRTLDESTIMDCLPHKMKTDIAINVHIQTLSKVKLFADCDEALLRELVLQLKSVIYLPGDIICRKGDVGKEMYIIQSGKVQVIGTNSEVLATLSEGSVFGEISLLGIPGKNRRTADVRSQGHSNLFVLSKADLNAALSQYPEAQELLNKKAKLLMKKNAALERKQNAMIVIDNPIPPLKQAKLVDTVLQVLPFDSNTNRLLRFGSRAYSKSKPENDKFKFRNSMPHIESLASLGDVDRAVEAKVTVHRTSS, via the exons AGCAGTATGGTATACCCTGAAAAAAGTGCACTAAAccaaatgaacaaaaataaaatttgtccATCTCCTTCTTGGTGTGATGAACCATTGGAGAACCATAGCAACAATATAAATATAGCACActacgagaaaaaaattaatggaaatTATATTTCTAGTGAAGATATAGCTGCAGTTAATAATTTGGAGGATGA TTATCCCAACCGCGTGTTCATCCAAGACAGAATAAGACATTTGGTCGAAGCTTTCTCTAGTAGAACCAGAGCAGTAAAGGAAAGGATAGAGACTCCTGGCACTCCCTCCTCTTTGAGTAGTGCAGAATTCTCCAATGAAACATCATTCGCTATAGGATCTCCTTCTCACGTACAAACTCCTCAAAGGAAGTGCATTAACAGCAATGAGGcatctgaagaaaaaattatgagtAATAGTTTACGCAATAATTTGAGGAATTATTTTGTGACCTGTACAGTGGACCCGAATGGTAAACTGTACCTTG GATGGATGTTTTTCGTTACTGTAACATTTTTGTACAACGCATGGGTTATACCTCTAAGAAGTACCTTTCCTTATCAAACTCCAGAAAACAGAATAATTTGGATGGTTTTTGACTATTTGACTGACTTCGTGTATCTGATAGATATGATTGTGATACAGCCCAAAGTCAAGTATTTAGAAGATGGATTTTGGGTGATAGATGTATCGTTGCTTAGGAATAATTATTTGAAGAGGAGACAGTTTAAG CTTGACTTGGTATCGCTGCTTCCTCTAGATGTCTTTTATTTCATCTTTGGACCAGACTTTGTCGTATTACGCTTGCCCAGATTATTGAAAGTCCATTCTTTTTGGAAATTAGTGAGCTTCATCGATAAACTAGTGAAGAATCCATATGTTGTTCGAATTTCCAAGACGCTGATGTACATGATGTACTTGATACATCTGAACGCATGCGCATATTATGCCTTCTCAACTTGGGAGGGCATTGGTAACAACAGTTTCGTCTTCAATGGTAAAGGCAACGCCTACATCAAATGCTTTTATTTTGCCACCAAAACTGCCACATCGATAGGAAAAAATCCAAAACCAACTCACGAG attgaatatATGTTTATGACTGTTTCATGGTTGATGGGAGTGTTCGTATTCGCAGTATTAATAGGTCAAATAAGAGATATTATTTCTACTGCTAACAGAAATAGAACTGAATATAATAAGTTGGTAAATGAAACGTTAGAATATATGAGACGATTGAACTTGCCAATTGAGATGCAAAGAAGAGCTCAGCAATGGTTCACATACACTTGGAAAACACAGAGGACTTTAG ATGAGAGCACAATAATGGACTGCCTACCTCACAAAATGAAGACTGATATTGCCATCAACGTTCACATTCAAACCCTGAGCAAGGTCAAACTATTTGCAGACTGCGATGAAGCTCTTTTGAGGGAATTGGTGCTCCAACTCAAATCCGTGATTTACCTTCCAGGTGATATAATATGTAGGAAAGGAGACGTTGGAAAAGAAATGTATATAATTCAATCTGGAAAAGTTCAAGTTATAGGCACGAATTCTGAAGTATTGGCAACACTGTCTGAAGGTTCTGTTTTTGGAGAGATTAGCCTGTTGGGGATTCCTGGAAAAAACAGAAGGACTGCAGATGTCAG ATCTCAGGGTCATTCAAACCTCTTCGTCTTGAGCAAAGCAGATCTCAACGCAGCCTTATCACAATATCCAGAAGCCCAAGAACTCTTGAACAAAAAAGCAAAACTCCTGATGAAGAAAAACGCGGCACTAGAAAGGAAACAAAATGCGATGATTGTCATAGACAACCCCATACCGCCTTTGAAACAAGCAAAGCTGGTTGATACGGTCCTGCAGGTTCTACCCTTCGATTCGAACACCAACAGATTGCTTAGATTTGGTAGCAGGGCCTACTCAAAGTCTAAACCTGAAAATGATAAGTTCAAGTTTAGGAATAGTATGCCTCACATTGAAAGTCTTGCAAGTTTGGGCGATGTGGATAGAGCAGTAGAAGCCAAAGTTACTGTTCATAGGACCTCGAGTTAG